A stretch of the Paramormyrops kingsleyae isolate MSU_618 chromosome 16, PKINGS_0.4, whole genome shotgun sequence genome encodes the following:
- the LOC111846104 gene encoding methyl-CpG-binding domain protein 5-like — translation MNGGRECEGREREGPTPTAHVPIGWRREADPSRVVYISPSGSVLTCLEQVKTYLLTDGTCKCGLECPLVLPKVFNFDPGAAVKQRTAEDAKADGDVTKLCIHKRKIIAVAALRTSATPNLSTHSANPHAVRHKSQEGALTSVALNSKNPFKVLMAAQQTELSTGHPRPRPGGGEHGQRSPYRAGHSGLLSPASCGVLAYGDGPHSPRADGLGSPDAFTRPGLRGSPGLLHAHGRTPLSPPTAALRHSSPVPQPSCALAGRTSVSLSPTVAAKSPVMKKSPCVEAPRSLYNHKSHPPAQSPLPPPCVLQKKPVSSEKDPLGILDPIPNKPLAVIVPGFPASLHSQVPAMNVNMPPAIVPLPSNLPLPTVKPGPMGHGGHPQRLQQAVPTASVPPSPVTSPVHMAGPGASRLETSPQRSRSSSTSSDHAGFFAPSGPQPKAPPRSPRSSVCSPRPCVPSSPSSKPDQLLAAMNSVVGGQAGSMFPPASVGSGPQKGHPGLLGMPLNQILSQQNATSFPASSLLSAAAKAQLANQNKLGSDGGGAGGGTGDAHSTLTPMLPAGEGQSGRAALRDKLMAQQREALHKRRPPSDAVLGMLKSHMGVARPPAPQKPLRKALPPPTSMAQLLQTMSCQNSQVLPSRSSGPGRLGPSQQSAVTPQQLHVSGSVPYRFCGDTRLAQGRGHSLHGPFTGAAGQTMGFGLQGAGGRLGNVTLGHQNPHTHPHQAQGYGHSRTSAGPPTAAPNGESCTQLEQGDTSPLSCALGSPQLGHLQSLVGHGHTAPQQSRLPLAAGPGGPGFQSTHPFTDNGFPKPPPANPMACLFQNFQVSLPGGIAVPSKHAGSQSGTSSLPEAAGATALQQMPDGVGEPRPPHLPPPTGPHGAEGLPGGRVDSVDAIYRAVVDAASKGVHVKITAAVGGATQGSPVSALSAMSAFAGEPISLAHAVSAVARGQRPLCQEAEPQHQARPHRNTGQGLGTPDPARFRSPGHGTPRRQWEVEASADSGGTQWWGDEFLECSTHMRSSPCSGQPPGPVERPRFLEESLHFSSCQRAIERCTHVNGGPPPPVRSYAEALPPPRQELPSDDQSPSSSTSLEGPLVRDYSHYNGHYNGCAPSPTDTKSLSSEEELRQPDSPGELLHYRPPRTLHMGDLMWGQIKGFPPWTGKLAAVDPGLHPGMHSNQQARVEPEKLKTLTEELEVLDRASKLNRKGGKLNNHLQAAIHEAMSELDKMSSSVHQIPPRDRQVKPPKPKRRKISR, via the exons ATGAATGGAGGAAGGGAGTGTGAGGGCCGGGAGAGGGAGGGCCCAACACCCACTGCCCACGTGCCCATTGGCTGGAGGCGGGAGGCGGATCCCAGCCGAGTGGTCTATATAAG TCCCAGTGGCTCTGTGCTGACCTGCCTGGAGCAGGTGAAGACGTACCTGCTGACCGATGGCACCTGCAAGTGTGGCCTGGAGTGTCCCCTCGTCCTGCCCAAG GTATTCAACTTTGATCCCGGGGCTGCCGTCAAGCAGAGGACAGCAGAGGACGCCAAGGCCGACGGGGACGTCACCAAGCTGTGCATCCACAAGAGGAAGATCATCGCTGTGGCGGCCCTACGAACAA GTGCGACTCCAAATCTCTCCACTCACTCAGCGAATCCTCATGCAGTAAGACATAAATCACAGGAGGGGGCGTTGACCTCCGTGGCTCTCAACTCCAAGAACCCCTTCAAGGTCCTGATGGCAGCCCAGCAGACGGAGCTGAGCACGGGCCACCCCAGGCCACGGCCTGGGGGCGGAGAGCACGGCCAGCGCTCCCCGTACCGCGCAGGTCACAGTGGCCTGCTGAGCCCCGCCTCCTGCGGCGTGCTGGCCTATGGCGACGGGCCGCACTCCCCACGCGCCGACGGCCTGGGCAGCCCCGATGCGTTCACCCGGCCAGGCCTTCGCGGCAGCCCCGGCTTGCTTCACGCCCACGGCAGGACGCCACTGTCCCCGCCCACTGCCGCCCTGCGGCACAGCTCGCCTGTCCCCCAGCCATCCTGCGCTTTGGCAGGAAGGACTAGTGTGTCCCTGTCCCCCACTGTGGCAGCCAAGAGCCCCGTCATGAAGAAGTCCCCCTGCGTGGAGGCGCCGCGCTCTCTCTACAACCACAagtcccaccccccagcccagtCACCCCTGCCGCCGCCCTGCGTCCTCCAGAAGAAGCCAGTGTCCTCGGAAAAGGACCCCCTGGGCATCCTGGACCCCATCCCCAACAAGCCGCTGGCTGTGATCGTGCCCGGCTTCCCGGCCAGCCTGCACTCTCAGGTACCAGCCATGAATGTAAACATGCCCCCAGCCATCGTCCCGCTGCCAAGCAACCTGCCCCTGCCTACAGTGAAGCCCGGACCCATGGGCCATGGTGGCCACCCACAGCGGCTCCAGCAGGCGGTGCCCACCGCGTCCGTGCCGCCCTCGCCAGTGACCTCACCCGTGCACATGGCGGGGCCCGGCGCCAGCCGGCTCGAGACCTCTCCGCAGAGGTCgcgctcctcctccacctcctcagaCCACGCGGGCTTCTTTGCCCCCTCGGGCCCCCAGCCGAAGGCGCCCCCCCGGTCACCCCGGTCCTCAGTGTGCTCGCCACGGCCCTGCGTGCCCTCCAGCCCATCCTCCAAGCCTGACCAGCTGCTGGCGGCCATGAACAGTGTCGTGGGCGGCCAGGCTGGCTCCATGTTCCCACCGGCCTCCGTGGGCAGCGGGCCGCAGAAAGGCCACCCAGGGCTGCTGGGGATGCCACTGAACCAGATCCTCAGCCAGCAGAACGCCACCTCCTTCCCAGCCAGCAGCCTGCTGTCGGCAGCCGCCAAAGCACAGCTGGCCAATCAGAACAAGCTGGGCAGTGATGGGGGTGGGGCCGGAGGCGGGACTGGGGACGCTCACAGCACTTTAACTCCCATGCTGCCCGCTGGTGAGGGCCAAAGCGGCCGCGCGGCTCTGAGGGACAAGCTGATGGCACAGCAGCGGGAAGCCCTCCACAAGCGGCGACCCCCCAGCGATGCCGTCCTGGGCATGCTCAAGTCCCACATGGGCGTGGCcaggccccctgccccccagaaGCCTCTGAGGAAAGCCCTGCCTCCGCCAACCTCCATGGCCCAGCTGTTGCAGACCATGAGCTGCCAGAACTCACAAGTCCTGCCTTCCAGGAGCAGTGGGCCCGGCAGGCTCGGTCCCAGCCAGCAGAGCGCGGTCACACCTCAGCAGCTGCATGTCAGCGGCAGCGTTCCATACCGCTTTTGCGGGGACACCAGGCTGGCCCAGGGCAGGGGGCACAGTCTGCATGGACCCTTCACAGGGGCAGCCGGCCAGACGATGGGCTTCGGGCTGCAGGGAGCAGGTGGGCGCCTGGGGAATGTGACACTGGGCCACCAGAACCCACACACTCACCCCCATCAGGCCCAAGGCTACGGACATAGCCGGACGTCAGCTGGGCCGCCCACTGCAGCGCCCAACGGCGAGAGCTGCACGCAGCTGGAGCAAG GGGACACCTCCCCCCTGAGCTGTGCCCTGGGTAGCCCGCAGCTGGGCCACCTCCAGTCCCTGGTCGGCCACGGCCACACGGCCCCACAGCAGAGCCGGCTGCCACTCGCTGCAGGCCCTGGGGGCCCTGGCTTCCAGAGCACGCACCCCTTCACGGACAACGGCTTCCCCAAGCCCCCTCCCGCTAACCCCATGGCTTGCCTCTTCCAGAACTTCCAG GTGAGCTTGCCGGGGGGCATAGCAGTTCCCAGCAAGCATGCCGGCTCCCAGTCGGGAACGTCATCGCTCCCTGAGGCAGCGGGGGCCACAGCGCTCCAGCAAATGCCGGATGGCGTTGGCGAGCCCCGGCCCccgcacctgcccccccccactggcccACATGGTGCGGAGGGTCTCCCAGGGGGACGCGTAGACTCTGTGGACGCCATCTACAGAGCGGTGGTGGATGCGGCCAGTAAAGGCGTGCATGTGAAGATCACGGCCGCTGTGGGTGGGGCCACTCAGGGCAGCCCCGTCTCCGCCCTGAGCGCCATGAGTGCCTTCGCTGGGGAGCCCATCAGCTTGGCACATGCCGTCAGTGCCGTCGCCCGTGGCCAACGTCCGCTCTGCCAGGAGGCGGAGCCCCAGCACCAGGCCCGCCCACACAGGAACACGGGGCAAGGCCTTGGTACCCCTGACCCTGCCCGCTTCCGCTCTCCTGGCCACGGCACCCCTCGGAGGCAGTGGGAGGTGGAGGCATCGGCCGACAGCGGCGGCACTCAGTGGTGGGGGGATGAGTTTCTGGAGTGCTCAACGCACATGCGGAGCAGCCCCTGCTCGGGCCAGCCCCCTGGCCCCGTGGAGCGCCCCCGCTTTCTGGAGGAGAGCCTCCACTTCAGCAGCTGCCAGCGGGCGATAGAGCGCTGCACCCACGTGAACGGCGGCCCCCCGCCCCCTGTTCGCAGCTATGCCgaagcactgcccccccccaggcaggagCTGCCCTCTGATGACCAGTCGCCCAGCTCCTCTACCAGTCTGGAGGGCCCCCTAGTGAGGGACTACAGTCACTacaacggacactacaatggCTGCGCGCCCAGCCCCACAGACACCAAGAGCTTGAGCAGTGAGGAGGAGCTGCGGCAGCCCGACTCCCCTGGGGAGCTTCTGCACTACCGGCCGCCTCGCACACTCCACATGGGTGACCTCATGTGGGGGCAGATCAAGGGCTTCCCGCCCTGGACCGGCAAGCTGGCAGCCGTGGACCCTGGCCTCCACCCTGGCATGCACAGCAACCAGCAGGCCAGG GTGGAGCCAGAGAAGCTAAAGACACTAacggaggagctggaggtgcTTGACAGAGCCTCCAAGCTGAACCGAAA AGGTGGGAAACTGAATAACCATCTACAAGCTGCTATCCACGAGGCCATGAGTGAACTGGACAAGATGTCGAGCAGT GTTCACCAAATCCCACCAAGGGACAGACAGGTCAAGCCCCCCAAGCCCAAGAGGAGGAAAATCTCCAGATAA